The Serratia nematodiphila DZ0503SBS1 sequence TTCCATGTCGTCGCGGCAGTCGCTGAATACCGTCGGCGCCACGTAAGCGCCCTTGCCGAATTCGCCGTGGGTGACGCGTTCGCCGCCGCACAGCAGGCGCGCGCCGCTGTTTTTGCCGCTCTCGATAAAGCGCAGCACCGATTCCATGTGCGCAAAGCTGACCAGCGGCCCGAAGTTGGTTTGCGGATCGGTCGGATCGCCGAGGCGAATGCGCTTCACGCGCTCGAGAATTTTCGCCTCAAACTGCGCCTGCAGCGCCGCCGGCACAAAGACGCGGGTGCCGTTGGTGCACACCTGGCCGGAACTGTAGAAGTTGGCCATCATGGCGATATCGGCGGCGCGATCCAGATCGGCGTCGTCGAAGATAATCAGCGGCGACTTGCCGCCCAGCTCCATGGTGACTTCCTTCAGCGTCGAACCCGACGCGTTGGCCATCACCTTCTTGCCGGTTTTCACCCCGCCGGTGAAAGAGACTTTGGCAATGCCCGGATGGTCGGTCAGATATTGCCCCACTTCCGCCCCGCTGCCGGTCACCACGTTGAACACGCCGTCCGGCAGGCCGGCTTCGGTGTAGATTTCCGCCAGCTTCAGCGCCGTCAGCGACGTGACTTCACTCGGTTTGAAAATCATCGCATTGCCCGCCGCCAGCGCCGGCGCGGACTTCCACAGCGCAATCTGAATCGGGTAGTTCCAGGCGCCGATGCCGGCCACCACGCCCAGCGGTTCGCGGCGGGTGTAGACGAACGAGGTATCGCGCAGCGGGATCTGCTCGCCTTCAATGGCCGGGATCAGGCCGGCGTAGTACTCCAGCACGTCGGCGCCGGTGACGATGTCCACCGCGGTGGTTTCCGACATCGCTTTACCGGTATCCAGCGTTTCCAGCGCCGCCAGCTCATCGTTGCGC is a genomic window containing:
- the betB gene encoding betaine-aldehyde dehydrogenase; this encodes MSRFGLQKLYIHGAYVDSTAGKTFNAINPANGEVLAEVQSAGAEDVDRAVASAASGQKVWAAMTAMARSRILRRAVDILRERNDELAALETLDTGKAMSETTAVDIVTGADVLEYYAGLIPAIEGEQIPLRDTSFVYTRREPLGVVAGIGAWNYPIQIALWKSAPALAAGNAMIFKPSEVTSLTALKLAEIYTEAGLPDGVFNVVTGSGAEVGQYLTDHPGIAKVSFTGGVKTGKKVMANASGSTLKEVTMELGGKSPLIIFDDADLDRAADIAMMANFYSSGQVCTNGTRVFVPAALQAQFEAKILERVKRIRLGDPTDPQTNFGPLVSFAHMESVLRFIESGKNSGARLLCGGERVTHGEFGKGAYVAPTVFSDCRDDMEIVREEIFGPVMSILSYQSEEEVVRRANDTTFGLAAGVVTHDLARAHRVIHQLEAGICWINTWGESAAEMPVGGYKQSGVGRENGLTTLEHYTQIKSVQVELGEYASVF